One Glycocaulis abyssi DNA window includes the following coding sequences:
- a CDS encoding PleD family two-component system response regulator, with amino-acid sequence MSARILVVDDIETNRRLLEARLSAEYFDVVLASSGLECLEKARDTMPDMILLDVMMPGMDGFEACRRLKADAATRHIPVIMVTALDQREDRVKGLEAGADEFLTKPVNDVALFARVRSLLRLKEVLDELRLRHEATLTDDGVEDGDLDGPAIVIVAAGDNIAAERLSAKLPKGFAPRPIGDPAGVVKAARAGAELVLIDLATAKFDALRVCARIRSDAVTRHTPIICVVDPDTPQDMVRALDLGVSDVVTRPVDPGELAARLNTQLKRKRYAEQLRERLEESLEMAVIDPLTGLYNRRYMGSRLRQAVDAWEASAETVSVILFDIDHFKRINDTWGHQAGDEVIRAFTERMNTQLRALDIAGRHGGEEFMVVLAGATQREATEAAERVRAAIARTPFRISSAGVSVDATTSAGVAEIMHGDTPERLVARADAALYQAKAAGRNQVMVAQKKAA; translated from the coding sequence ATGAGCGCGCGCATCCTCGTTGTCGATGATATCGAGACCAACAGGCGCTTGCTGGAAGCGCGCCTGTCGGCGGAATATTTTGATGTTGTGCTGGCGTCTTCCGGCCTCGAGTGCCTGGAAAAGGCGCGCGACACCATGCCGGACATGATCCTTCTGGACGTGATGATGCCGGGCATGGACGGGTTTGAAGCCTGCCGCCGCCTGAAGGCTGATGCCGCCACCCGCCATATCCCTGTCATCATGGTGACGGCGCTGGATCAGCGCGAGGACCGGGTGAAGGGGCTGGAAGCTGGCGCGGACGAGTTTCTCACCAAGCCGGTCAATGATGTTGCCCTGTTTGCGCGGGTGCGCTCGCTGCTGCGCCTCAAGGAAGTGCTCGACGAGCTGCGCCTGCGCCACGAGGCTACGCTGACCGATGATGGCGTTGAGGACGGTGATCTGGACGGCCCGGCGATTGTTATCGTGGCCGCTGGCGACAACATTGCCGCCGAGCGCCTGTCTGCCAAACTGCCCAAGGGTTTTGCGCCGCGCCCGATTGGCGATCCGGCAGGCGTGGTGAAGGCCGCGCGGGCAGGCGCCGAGCTGGTGCTGATCGATCTGGCGACGGCAAAGTTTGATGCGCTGCGGGTCTGCGCGCGCATCCGCTCTGACGCCGTAACCCGGCACACGCCGATCATCTGCGTTGTCGATCCCGACACGCCGCAGGACATGGTCCGTGCGCTGGATCTGGGGGTTAGCGATGTGGTGACGCGCCCGGTTGATCCGGGCGAGCTGGCGGCGCGCCTGAACACGCAGCTAAAGCGCAAGCGCTATGCCGAGCAGCTGCGTGAGCGTCTGGAAGAGAGCCTCGAGATGGCGGTCATTGATCCGCTGACCGGGCTTTATAACCGCCGCTATATGGGCTCACGCCTGCGTCAGGCGGTCGATGCATGGGAGGCGAGTGCCGAAACGGTCTCGGTCATCCTGTTTGATATCGACCATTTCAAGCGCATCAACGACACCTGGGGCCATCAGGCCGGTGATGAGGTGATACGTGCCTTTACCGAGCGGATGAACACCCAGCTGCGCGCGCTGGACATTGCCGGGCGTCATGGCGGCGAGGAGTTCATGGTGGTGCTGGCCGGTGCCACCCAGCGCGAAGCCACGGAAGCGGCAGAGCGCGTGCGGGCGGCCATCGCGCGCACGCCTTTCCGGATTTCCAGCGCCGGGGTCAGCGTGGACGCGACCACCAGCGCGGGCGTAGCCGAGATCATGCATGGCGATACGCCAGAACGCCTTGTCGCGCGCGCCGATGCCGCGCTCTATCAGGCCAAGGCAGCGGGCCGCAATCAGGTGATGGTGGCACAGAAAAAGGCCGCGTGA
- a CDS encoding integration host factor subunit beta, which translates to MIKSELIEKLAAANPHLFQRDVERVVNSIFEEITQALERGERVELRGFGAFSVRNRPPRQGRNPRTGESVAVKEKHVPFFKTGKELRERVDGKA; encoded by the coding sequence ATGATCAAGTCTGAACTGATCGAAAAACTGGCAGCCGCCAATCCGCACCTTTTCCAGCGTGATGTCGAGCGGGTCGTCAATTCGATATTCGAGGAAATCACCCAGGCGCTGGAGCGCGGGGAACGCGTAGAATTGCGGGGCTTTGGTGCCTTTTCGGTACGCAACCGTCCGCCGCGCCAGGGCCGCAATCCGCGCACCGGCGAAAGTGTGGCCGTGAAGGAAAAGCACGTACCCTTCTTCAAGACGGGCAAGGAATTGCGCGAGCGCGTCGACGGCAAGGCATAA
- a CDS encoding ammonium transporter: MEDAAFSAGDTAWILTASALVLMMTVPGLALFYGGMVRRTSVLSTLMHSLAAAVLVTVTWMLVGYSLALTGEGAFIGGLDRLFLAGLEPGSDADGLPEPVFILFQLTFAIITVAIISGAAAERMSFKAWVIFVPVWLLVVYAPIAHWVWGGGFLDEAGVIDFAGGAVVHINSGVAGLILALVLGPRRGWPKEGHPPHNLVLTVIGAGLLWVGWFGFNGGSALAADEIAAHAALVTQIAAAMAALVWCALEWILRGKPTVLGAASGAVAGLVAITPAAGFVGPQAAFALGAAGAVAAYFAVTALKTALKYDDSLDAFGLHGIAGFAGAVLTGVFAVEAIGGTPGAIEGNWMLIWTQTWGALAAVAWCAIATFVILFLIGRVVKLRIEEEYEVTGVDIALHGESA; encoded by the coding sequence ATGGAAGACGCTGCCTTCTCCGCAGGCGATACCGCCTGGATTCTGACCGCTTCGGCGCTGGTGCTGATGATGACCGTTCCGGGGCTTGCGCTCTTCTATGGCGGCATGGTGCGCCGGACGAGTGTGCTGTCTACCCTCATGCATTCGCTGGCCGCTGCGGTGCTGGTCACGGTCACCTGGATGCTGGTTGGCTATTCCCTCGCGCTGACGGGGGAGGGCGCGTTCATTGGCGGGCTGGACCGGCTGTTCCTTGCCGGGCTGGAGCCGGGAAGCGATGCGGACGGGCTGCCAGAGCCGGTCTTCATCCTGTTCCAACTCACCTTCGCGATCATCACGGTTGCGATCATTTCCGGCGCAGCAGCCGAGCGGATGAGCTTCAAGGCGTGGGTGATTTTCGTGCCGGTCTGGCTGCTGGTGGTCTATGCGCCGATTGCGCACTGGGTGTGGGGCGGCGGCTTCCTGGATGAGGCGGGCGTCATCGACTTTGCGGGTGGCGCGGTCGTGCACATCAATTCGGGCGTGGCCGGGCTCATTCTGGCGCTCGTGCTGGGTCCGCGCCGGGGCTGGCCGAAGGAAGGCCATCCGCCGCACAATCTCGTGCTCACGGTCATTGGTGCGGGCCTGCTCTGGGTTGGCTGGTTCGGCTTTAATGGCGGCTCGGCGCTGGCCGCAGACGAGATTGCCGCTCATGCCGCTCTCGTGACGCAGATTGCAGCCGCCATGGCGGCGCTGGTCTGGTGTGCGCTGGAATGGATCCTGCGCGGCAAGCCGACCGTTCTGGGCGCAGCCTCCGGCGCGGTGGCGGGTCTGGTGGCGATCACGCCTGCAGCAGGTTTTGTCGGACCGCAAGCGGCCTTTGCGCTGGGTGCGGCGGGCGCAGTCGCCGCCTATTTTGCGGTGACCGCCCTGAAAACGGCACTCAAATACGATGACAGCCTGGATGCGTTCGGCCTGCACGGGATTGCCGGGTTTGCCGGCGCGGTGCTGACCGGCGTGTTTGCCGTCGAAGCCATTGGCGGCACGCCGGGCGCGATCGAGGGCAACTGGATGCTGATCTGGACGCAGACCTGGGGGGCGCTTGCGGCGGTCGCGTGGTGCGCCATTGCCACTTTTGTCATTCTCTTCCTGATCGGGCGCGTGGTGAAGCTGCGCATCGAGGAAGAATACGAAGTTACCGGGGTCGATATCGCGCTGCATGGCGAGAGCGCCTGA
- a CDS encoding ROK family protein, with amino-acid sequence MIRIGVDLGGTKTEAIALGADGTILTRKRIASASRYADAVESIRALVADIRQSAGSTTASIGVGHPGSINPRTGLVRNANSSHLNGQSLQRDLADALGQEVRCANDANCFALSEATDGAGAGAHCVFGVIAGTGVGGGIVIGGRLHDGGGLIAGEWGHTALPRPSADEIPGPQCGCGRLGCVESWCSGPALARDHARVTGESLTAEQIAAKAAQGDVKAMATLDRHADRLARALSTIVNVLDPDVIVLGGGLSNLPGLAADLETRLAPHVFTDEFRTRVAVNRHGDSSGVRGAAWLWPLEAR; translated from the coding sequence ATGATCCGCATCGGCGTTGATCTGGGCGGCACGAAGACCGAAGCCATCGCGCTGGGCGCTGACGGCACCATTCTGACCCGCAAGCGCATTGCCTCTGCGTCCCGCTACGCTGATGCCGTCGAATCGATTCGCGCCCTTGTCGCCGATATACGCCAGAGCGCAGGCAGCACAACCGCGAGCATAGGGGTCGGCCATCCCGGCTCGATCAATCCGCGCACGGGGCTGGTACGCAATGCCAACTCCTCCCATCTCAATGGCCAGTCTCTGCAGCGCGACCTGGCAGACGCGCTGGGACAGGAGGTGCGCTGCGCCAATGACGCGAACTGCTTTGCCCTGTCCGAAGCCACGGACGGCGCAGGCGCGGGCGCACATTGCGTGTTTGGCGTGATCGCAGGCACGGGCGTAGGCGGCGGCATCGTCATCGGCGGACGCCTCCACGATGGCGGCGGTCTTATCGCCGGCGAGTGGGGCCACACCGCCCTGCCCCGCCCTTCAGCGGACGAGATTCCCGGACCGCAATGCGGGTGCGGGCGCCTCGGCTGCGTGGAAAGCTGGTGCTCCGGCCCGGCGCTGGCCCGCGACCACGCGCGGGTAACGGGCGAAAGCCTCACAGCAGAACAGATTGCCGCAAAGGCCGCTCAAGGCGACGTGAAAGCGATGGCCACGCTCGACCGGCACGCTGACCGGCTGGCGCGCGCGCTCTCCACCATCGTCAATGTGCTGGACCCCGACGTGATCGTGCTGGGCGGCGGGCTGTCCAACCTGCCCGGCCTGGCCGCCGATCTGGAAACCCGCCTCGCGCCCCACGTCTTCACCGACGAGTTCCGCACCCGCGTGGCGGTGAACCGGCACGGCGACTCCTCCGGCGTGCGCGGGGCGGCCTGGCTATGGCCGCTGGAAGCGCGATGA
- a CDS encoding DNA polymerase IV yields the protein MAAGSAMSGYCRTCFAPAGPPRCGACGSRKAFAHDELDTLSIAHIDCDAFYASIEKRDDPSLANQPVIIGGGKRGVVATACYVARLHGVRSAMPMFKALKACPDAVVIPPRMQVYAAEGKRIRQMMEDVTPAVEPLSIDEAFLDLTGTQRLHGASPALTLMKLAARIRADVGVTVSVGLSYNKFLAKTASELDKPDGFSVIGQSEAAEFLRPRPVQSVFGVGPAFAAALNRDGLKTLGDVIARGEEALMRRHGPSGARLWRLAQGIDTRTVARDGERKSVSAETTFFDDIASHDELEKRLWPLCVRAADRMKAQGIAGRVVTLKLKTEGFRSLTRRRTLSQPAQLADTLFRTGRELLRAEAQGPRYRLIGIGFSDLEPATGDARDLLDPDGPKRAAAERAMDKARARFGPSAVIKGRSLKDN from the coding sequence ATGGCCGCTGGAAGCGCGATGAGCGGATATTGCCGCACCTGTTTTGCGCCAGCGGGCCCGCCGCGATGCGGGGCGTGCGGCTCGCGCAAGGCGTTCGCCCATGACGAGCTGGATACGCTGTCGATCGCCCATATCGATTGTGATGCGTTTTACGCCTCCATCGAGAAGCGCGATGATCCGTCCCTCGCCAACCAGCCGGTCATTATTGGCGGCGGCAAGCGCGGCGTGGTGGCCACCGCCTGCTATGTGGCAAGGTTGCACGGCGTGCGCTCGGCCATGCCCATGTTCAAGGCGCTCAAAGCCTGCCCGGATGCCGTGGTCATCCCCCCGCGCATGCAGGTCTATGCAGCCGAGGGCAAGCGCATCCGCCAGATGATGGAGGACGTAACGCCGGCGGTGGAGCCGCTGTCCATAGACGAAGCCTTTCTCGACCTGACAGGCACGCAGCGCCTGCATGGAGCTTCGCCCGCTCTCACGCTGATGAAGCTGGCCGCGCGCATCAGGGCGGACGTGGGCGTTACTGTCTCGGTGGGCCTCAGCTATAACAAGTTTCTCGCCAAGACGGCATCCGAGCTGGACAAGCCGGACGGGTTTTCCGTGATCGGCCAGTCCGAGGCGGCAGAGTTTCTGCGTCCACGCCCCGTCCAGAGCGTGTTTGGCGTCGGCCCGGCCTTTGCGGCGGCGCTGAACCGCGACGGGCTCAAAACGCTGGGCGATGTCATCGCCCGCGGTGAGGAGGCGCTGATGCGCCGCCACGGGCCGTCGGGCGCGCGCCTCTGGCGGCTGGCGCAAGGCATCGACACCCGCACGGTCGCCCGCGACGGGGAACGTAAGAGCGTATCGGCTGAAACCACCTTCTTTGATGATATCGCCAGCCATGACGAGCTGGAAAAGCGCCTCTGGCCGCTTTGCGTGAGGGCGGCCGACCGGATGAAGGCGCAAGGCATTGCGGGCCGCGTTGTCACGCTGAAGCTGAAGACGGAAGGCTTCAGATCACTGACACGCCGGCGCACCCTGTCCCAGCCTGCCCAGCTGGCCGACACACTGTTCCGGACCGGGCGCGAGCTGTTGCGCGCGGAAGCCCAAGGCCCGCGCTACCGGCTGATCGGCATAGGTTTCAGCGATCTGGAACCGGCCACGGGTGATGCGCGCGATCTTCTCGATCCGGACGGGCCCAAACGCGCCGCCGCCGAGCGCGCCATGGACAAGGCCCGCGCCCGCTTTGGCCCCTCCGCCGTCATCAAGGGGCGCTCCCTGAAGGACAATTAG
- a CDS encoding phosphoribosylanthranilate isomerase, whose amino-acid sequence MSVLVKICGMSDEASVRAAVAAGADWLGFIIFPKSPRGVSLAEAARLSALKGSAKSVAVLVDPDDALLGQVLRVLAPDIIQLHGQESPERCLDVRNYAREGVWKAVPVSGAADVARASRYAGFADAVLFDAKPPAGADRPGGWGEGYDYSLVKGFDALPFILAGGLTPDNVTDAIAASGAMAVDTVSGVEQEPGTKDTGKIAAFVHAAKRGVAG is encoded by the coding sequence ATGAGCGTGCTTGTGAAAATCTGCGGGATGAGTGACGAGGCTTCGGTGAGGGCGGCCGTGGCTGCGGGCGCGGACTGGCTCGGCTTCATCATCTTCCCGAAAAGCCCGCGCGGCGTGTCACTGGCCGAGGCGGCGCGCCTGTCGGCGCTGAAAGGCAGCGCGAAATCGGTCGCGGTGCTCGTTGATCCCGATGATGCGCTGCTGGGTCAGGTCTTGCGCGTGCTTGCCCCCGACATCATCCAGCTGCACGGGCAGGAGAGCCCTGAGCGCTGCCTTGATGTGCGCAATTACGCGCGTGAGGGCGTGTGGAAGGCTGTACCGGTCAGCGGGGCAGCCGATGTGGCGCGCGCCAGCCGCTATGCGGGCTTTGCCGATGCGGTCCTGTTTGATGCCAAGCCGCCTGCAGGCGCGGACAGGCCCGGCGGCTGGGGCGAGGGCTATGATTACAGCCTTGTCAAAGGTTTTGACGCCTTGCCCTTCATCCTGGCGGGCGGTCTGACGCCAGACAATGTGACCGATGCCATCGCCGCGTCGGGCGCGATGGCGGTGGATACGGTGTCGGGCGTGGAGCAGGAGCCGGGGACCAAGGACACGGGCAAAATTGCAGCCTTCGTGCACGCCGCAAAGCGGGGCGTGGCCGGCTAG
- a CDS encoding beta-ketoacyl-ACP synthase III → MSEAVIRATGLWTPPHSISNEELVVAYNAYAERYNAQHSGEIERGELEALTPSSAEFIEKASGIKSRYVVEKDGVLDITRMMPNIPERSNDELAILAEIGANAARDALERAGKTPDDVDGIIVAASNMQRAYPAVAIEVQMALGMEHGFGFDMNVACSSATFGMQAAADMIAAGNARAILVVSPEITSAHLNWRDRDSHFIFGDVATAVLLERAELGTSGWRIIGSRLKTQFSNNIRNNFGFLNRTERATGDNRALQNGSPKDDKLFVQEGRKVFKEVVPMVSDMIREHMDDLGLEPDQMKRVWLHQANINMNLMIAKKVFGREAGGEDAPTILDEFANTSSAGSIIAFHRHSDDLQSGDKGVICSFGAGYSAGTVFVEKL, encoded by the coding sequence ATGAGTGAAGCCGTCATTCGCGCCACAGGTCTGTGGACGCCGCCCCATTCCATATCCAATGAAGAGCTGGTCGTGGCGTATAACGCCTATGCCGAGCGCTATAACGCCCAGCATTCCGGCGAGATCGAACGCGGCGAGCTGGAGGCGCTGACCCCCTCTTCTGCCGAGTTCATCGAGAAGGCATCGGGCATAAAATCACGCTATGTCGTGGAAAAAGATGGCGTACTCGACATCACCCGCATGATGCCCAACATCCCCGAACGGTCCAATGACGAATTGGCGATACTGGCCGAGATTGGCGCGAACGCCGCGCGCGATGCGCTGGAGCGGGCCGGTAAAACGCCAGACGATGTGGATGGCATCATCGTGGCCGCCTCCAACATGCAGCGCGCCTATCCGGCCGTGGCCATCGAGGTGCAGATGGCGCTGGGGATGGAACACGGCTTCGGGTTTGACATGAATGTCGCCTGCTCCTCGGCGACGTTCGGCATGCAGGCGGCCGCCGACATGATCGCGGCGGGCAATGCCCGCGCCATACTGGTCGTCAGCCCGGAGATCACGTCGGCGCACCTCAACTGGCGCGACCGCGACAGCCATTTCATCTTCGGCGATGTGGCCACAGCCGTGCTGCTGGAACGCGCGGAGCTGGGGACAAGTGGCTGGCGCATTATCGGCTCGCGCCTGAAAACGCAGTTCTCCAACAATATCCGCAATAATTTCGGCTTCCTGAACCGCACCGAGCGCGCTACGGGCGACAACCGGGCGCTGCAGAACGGCTCGCCGAAGGATGACAAGCTGTTCGTCCAGGAGGGCCGCAAAGTGTTCAAGGAGGTCGTGCCGATGGTCTCCGACATGATCCGCGAGCACATGGACGATCTGGGGCTTGAGCCGGACCAGATGAAGCGCGTCTGGCTGCACCAGGCCAATATCAACATGAATCTGATGATCGCCAAGAAGGTGTTCGGGCGCGAGGCCGGCGGCGAAGATGCCCCGACCATTCTGGATGAGTTTGCCAACACATCGTCTGCCGGCTCGATCATCGCCTTCCACCGCCATTCCGACGATCTTCAGAGCGGCGACAAGGGCGTCATCTGCTCCTTCGGCGCGGGCTATTCCGCCGGCACGGTTTTTGTGGAGAAGCTTTAG
- the rpsA gene encoding 30S ribosomal protein S1, whose protein sequence is MNATSSSAASRDDFASMLEASFAGRDLVEGSVVRGTVTAVEHDMIVIDVGLKTEGRISLREFAGPGSTTPKPGDEVEVYLERIENALGEAVLSRDKARREEAWDRLEKMFEAKEPVNGAIVGRVKGGFTVDLGGASAFLPGSQVDIRPVRDVGPLMNKEQPFAILKMDRPRGNIVVSRRAVLEESRAEQRAELVGNLAEGETREGVVKNITDYGAFVDLGGIDGLLHVTDMSWSRVGHPSEVVEVGQTVTVQIIKINKDTQRISLGMKQLLSDPWDAVAAKYPVGATFEGRVTNIAEYGAFVELESGVEGLVHVSEMSWTKKNIHPGKIVSTSQEVTVMVLDVDEEKRRISLGIKQTQRNPWEIFAETHPAGTVVKGEVKNITEFGLFIGVGEDIDGMVHLSDIDWDRSGEEALADFNKGDMVEAKVLDVDVEKERVSLGIKQLAGDPMEDSGGFKRGETVTCTVTEVTTGGIEVSFGEGGQMKSFIRKSDLSRDRAEQRPERFSVGDKVDARITNIDKGARRVSVSIKALEMAEEKEAVEQYGSSESGASLGDILGAALKQQDTKKDE, encoded by the coding sequence ATGAATGCTACATCTTCCTCTGCGGCTAGCCGCGACGATTTTGCCTCAATGCTCGAAGCGAGCTTTGCAGGCCGTGACCTTGTAGAAGGCTCTGTGGTGCGTGGCACCGTGACCGCCGTCGAACACGACATGATCGTGATCGATGTGGGTCTGAAAACCGAAGGCCGCATCTCGCTGCGCGAGTTTGCCGGCCCGGGCTCGACCACCCCCAAGCCCGGCGACGAGGTCGAAGTCTATCTGGAGCGCATAGAGAACGCGCTCGGCGAAGCGGTGCTGTCACGTGACAAGGCCCGCCGCGAGGAAGCCTGGGACCGTCTGGAGAAAATGTTCGAGGCCAAGGAGCCGGTCAACGGCGCCATTGTCGGCCGCGTCAAGGGTGGCTTCACGGTTGATCTGGGCGGTGCTTCGGCCTTCCTGCCGGGCTCTCAGGTTGATATCCGCCCGGTGCGCGATGTCGGCCCGCTGATGAACAAGGAACAGCCCTTCGCGATCCTGAAAATGGACCGTCCGCGCGGCAATATCGTTGTCTCGCGCCGCGCCGTGCTCGAAGAGTCGCGCGCCGAGCAGCGCGCCGAGCTTGTCGGCAATCTGGCCGAGGGCGAGACCCGCGAAGGCGTGGTCAAGAACATCACCGATTACGGTGCGTTCGTGGATCTGGGCGGTATTGACGGCCTCCTGCACGTCACCGACATGAGCTGGAGCCGCGTTGGCCATCCCAGCGAAGTGGTCGAGGTCGGCCAGACGGTGACGGTCCAGATCATCAAGATCAATAAAGACACCCAGCGCATCTCGCTCGGCATGAAGCAGCTTCTGTCCGATCCGTGGGACGCGGTGGCCGCCAAGTATCCGGTGGGCGCGACCTTTGAAGGCCGCGTGACGAATATCGCCGAATACGGCGCGTTCGTTGAGCTGGAATCGGGCGTTGAAGGTCTGGTCCACGTCTCTGAAATGAGCTGGACGAAGAAGAACATCCACCCCGGCAAGATCGTCTCCACCTCCCAGGAAGTCACCGTCATGGTGCTGGATGTGGACGAAGAGAAGCGCCGCATCTCGCTTGGCATCAAGCAGACCCAGCGCAATCCGTGGGAAATCTTCGCTGAAACCCATCCGGCCGGTACGGTCGTGAAGGGCGAGGTGAAGAACATCACCGAGTTTGGCCTGTTCATCGGCGTCGGCGAAGACATTGATGGCATGGTCCATCTGTCCGACATCGACTGGGACCGCTCTGGCGAAGAGGCGCTGGCCGACTTCAACAAGGGCGACATGGTCGAGGCCAAGGTGCTGGACGTGGATGTCGAGAAAGAGCGCGTCTCGCTGGGCATCAAGCAGCTGGCCGGCGATCCGATGGAAGATTCCGGCGGGTTCAAGCGCGGCGAGACCGTGACCTGCACCGTGACGGAAGTCACCACCGGCGGTATCGAAGTCAGCTTCGGCGAAGGCGGTCAGATGAAGTCCTTCATCCGCAAGTCCGACCTGTCGCGTGACCGTGCCGAACAGCGCCCCGAGCGCTTCTCGGTCGGTGACAAGGTTGATGCGCGCATCACCAATATCGACAAGGGCGCGCGGCGCGTATCTGTCTCCATCAAGGCCCTGGAAATGGCCGAGGAGAAGGAAGCGGTCGAGCAGTACGGCTCGTCTGAGTCCGGTGCGTCGCTCGGCGACATTCTCGGTGCCGCGCTGAAACAGCAGGACACCAAGAAGGACGAATAG
- the mscL gene encoding large conductance mechanosensitive channel protein MscL → MLNEFKTFAMRGNVVDLAVGFILGGAFSTIVSSFVNDILMPPVGLLLGGVDFTELFVALDGVEYASRAAAADAGAATINYGVFINAVVSFIIVAFALFLLIKGMNRMQETKKDETPAAPPAKPRNEELLEEIRDLLKK, encoded by the coding sequence ATGCTCAATGAATTCAAGACATTCGCGATGCGCGGCAATGTGGTCGATCTTGCGGTCGGCTTCATTCTGGGCGGCGCGTTCTCCACCATCGTCTCGTCCTTCGTGAACGATATCCTGATGCCACCGGTCGGCCTGCTTCTGGGCGGGGTGGATTTCACCGAACTCTTCGTGGCGCTGGACGGGGTGGAATACGCCTCGCGCGCGGCGGCGGCGGACGCCGGTGCGGCGACGATCAATTATGGCGTCTTCATCAACGCGGTTGTCAGCTTCATCATCGTGGCCTTTGCCCTGTTCCTGCTCATCAAGGGCATGAACCGGATGCAGGAGACGAAGAAGGACGAGACGCCAGCCGCGCCGCCCGCAAAGCCGCGCAATGAAGAGCTGCTCGAAGAGATCCGGGACCTGCTGAAGAAGTAG
- a CDS encoding DNA-3-methyladenine glycosylase I encodes MIHRCPWPGEDPLYVDYHDTEWGVPERDDEALFAKLILDGFQAGLSWITILRKREAFLEAFDGFNPETLARYGEADIARLLGNAGIIRSRAKIEASIGNAKAYLALRERGQGFSDYLWGFVDGEPVQNRFSTMKEVPAETPVSQAMSKALKKEGFKFCGPVIVYAFMQATGLVNDHLVSCHRHEEVKNLSRS; translated from the coding sequence ATGATCCATCGCTGTCCCTGGCCGGGCGAAGACCCGCTCTATGTCGATTACCACGACACCGAATGGGGCGTGCCTGAGCGCGATGACGAGGCGCTGTTTGCCAAGCTGATCCTCGATGGCTTCCAGGCGGGCCTCAGCTGGATCACCATTTTGCGCAAGCGCGAGGCATTTCTGGAGGCGTTTGACGGCTTCAACCCGGAGACGCTGGCGCGCTATGGCGAGGCCGACATTGCCCGCTTGCTCGGCAATGCGGGCATCATCCGCTCGCGCGCCAAGATCGAAGCCTCGATAGGCAATGCAAAGGCGTATCTCGCCTTGCGCGAGCGCGGGCAGGGTTTCAGCGACTATCTGTGGGGCTTCGTGGATGGCGAGCCGGTGCAGAACCGTTTCTCCACGATGAAGGAAGTCCCCGCCGAAACACCGGTCAGCCAGGCGATGAGCAAGGCACTGAAGAAGGAAGGCTTCAAATTCTGCGGCCCCGTCATCGTCTATGCTTTCATGCAGGCAACAGGGCTGGTCAATGACCATCTGGTCAGCTGTCACCGCCATGAGGAAGTGAAAAACCTGTCGAGGTCATAA
- a CDS encoding response regulator yields MSKKVLIVEDNELNMKLFHDLLEAHGYETFQTREGLKAIDMAREHRPDLILMDIQLPEVSGLDVTKWLKNDDELADIPVVAVTAFAMKGDEERIREGGCEGYLSKPITVTSFIETIRKFIG; encoded by the coding sequence ATGTCCAAAAAAGTTCTGATCGTTGAAGATAACGAGCTGAACATGAAGCTTTTTCATGATCTGCTCGAGGCCCACGGCTACGAGACCTTCCAGACACGGGAGGGCTTGAAGGCCATTGATATGGCGCGCGAGCACCGCCCGGATCTTATCCTGATGGATATCCAGTTGCCGGAGGTCTCCGGTCTGGACGTCACCAAATGGCTGAAGAACGATGACGAGCTGGCCGATATCCCGGTTGTGGCCGTCACCGCCTTTGCGATGAAGGGTGATGAGGAGCGTATCCGCGAGGGCGGGTGCGAGGGCTATCTGTCCAAACCCATCACGGTGACGAGCTTTATCGAGACAATCCGGAAATTCATCGGGTAG